The uncultured Carboxylicivirga sp. genomic interval GTTTTACCGGGCAATGCGCAAGCCTTTTGACAATAAGGTTTCAAGCAAAGAGGATACTATTAAAGAAGAAAATGTATCCGAAAAAGAACCAGTTATACAAAGTACAATTACTCAAGAGGAAGCATTTGTTGCTTCGGTGGAAATTGCTGATGAACCGTTGGTAGAAGATCCAGAGCCTGAAGCAGAAGAAACTCCAGAACCTATTGCAGAAAAAGTAGTGGCTGAAGAAAAAACTACCGAGGAAAGACTTACAACAGTTGAGTTAAATAAAGAAGTTGATCCAGCGCTAAAACAAGAAGAGTTCGACCTTGATCTGAAAATTGAAAAAAGCATTGAAGAAGAAGAAACTGACGTTTATGATGGCGAGCCACTTGGAGACTATGATCCTACTTTAGATCTTTCGTCGTACAAATTACCTACTATTGATTTGTTAGATGACCATAGTAGCGACAATGCTGAAGTAACAATGGATGAGTTGGAATCCAACAAAAACCGCATTGTAAAAACTCTCGAAGATTATAAGATCCAAATCAAAAACATTAAAGCAACTGTTGGACCAACGGTTACTTTATATGAGATTGTACCTGCTCCTGGTGTACGTATTTCAAAAATCAAAAACCTCGAAGATGATATTGCACTTTCATTGGCTGCATTAGGTATTCGAATTATCGCTCCTATCCCGGGTCGTGGAACCATCGGTATTGAAGTTCCGAATTCGGAACCCGAAGTTGTTTCGATGCGTTCGATTATTGGTGCTAAAAAATTCCAAAGTACAAAATATGAGCTTCCGATTGCATTGGGAAAAACCATTTCGAACGAGACTTTTGTAATAGATTTGGCCAAAGCCCCTCATATGTTGGTAGCCGGTGCTACAGGACAAGGAAAATCGGTTGGTTTAAATGCGATTATATCATCTTTACTTTATAAAAAACATCCTTCGCAACTTAAGTTTGTGATGGTAGACCCTAAGAAAGTGGAACTTAACATCTATTCAAAGATTGAACGCCACTTTTTAGCCAAATTGCCCGATGAAGAGGATGCAATCATCACAGATGTACAAAAAGTAGTGAATACCTTGAACTCTTTGGCCATTGAAATGGACAATAGATACGAGTTATTGAAAGCTGCACATGCTCGTAATATAAAAGAGTATAATCAGAAATTTGTTAAGCGTAAACTAAACCCGGAAAAAGGACATCGCTTTTTACCATATATAGTAGTTATAATTGATGAGTTTGCCGATTTAATTATGACAGCCGGTAAAGAAGTTGAGTTACCAATTGCTCGTATTGCACAGCTGGCTCGTGCCGTGGGTATTCACATGATTGTTGCAACTCAGCGTCCGTCAACTAACATTATTACCGGTGTTATTAAAGCAAACTTCCCTACCAGGGTTGCATTTAAAGTTGCGTCGATGATTGACTCACGAACTATTCTAGATTCACCGGGAGCAAACCAATTAATTGGTCGTGGTGATATGTTAATATCACAAGGAAGTGATTTGGTAAGGGTTCAATGCGCATTTGTTGATACGCCTGAAGTTGAACGAATCAACGACTACATTGGCGAACAACGCGGTTATACATCAGCCTTCTTATTACCTGAATATACAGGTGCCGAAAGTAGTGGAACTGAACCAGGTGAAGTTGATTTATCGAAACGCGATCAGATGTTTGAAGAAGCTGCCCGCATTGTTGTGGCAAATCAATCAGGTTCAACCTCTTTAATTCAGCGCCGTTTTTCAATTGGTTACAATAGAGCCGGTCGAATCATCGATCAGTTAGAAGCAGCGGGTATTGTTGGACCATTCGAAGGAAGCAAAGCTCGACAAGTTTTAATCCCTGATGAGTTGGAACTTGAAAAGCACTTAAGTCAGTTTAATTAATTTTGGAATAATAATTGATAGAAAATAGGAAAACAAATCATATGAAGACATTCTATTCATTCATACTATTAATGGCGATTGCCATAGGAATTAACGCACAAGAAGCCGAAAAAGCAAAAGAAATCCTTGATAAAGTTTCGGCAAAAACAAAAGCTTATCCATCTATTGTAGCCGACTTCTCGTTTAAAATGGAAAACCTTCAAGAGAACATTGAAGAGGTTTACGATGGTTCAATCATCTTAAAAAGTAATAAATACAAAGTATCTTTAATGGATATGGAAACTTATTACGATGGCGAGGTTATGTATACTTTTAATGTTGAAGCCGATGAAGTAAACATCACTATTCCCGATCCTGATGACGAAGAAACATTAAATCCAGCAACAATATTCAATATCTATCAGGATGGTTACAAGCTTAAGTATGTTGGAGATGGTGTTGCCGAAGGTAGAGAGGTTCATGAAATTGACTTGTACCCAACCAATAGAGATAAACCTTTTTCAAGAATCAAACTATTGATTTTTAAAGATGATTTAACACTTTTCTCGTTCCGTCAGGTTGGTAAAGATGGTAACAACTACACAGTAATTGTTAAAAACATGAATACCAGCAAGCAAATTGACGACAAAACATTTGTATTTGACACCACAGCTCATCCTGATGTGGATGTTATTGATATGAGATAATTGGTAGTTATAACGATATAAAGAATCCTGTCTTATGACGGGATTTTTTTTGTTACTTTTGTCACATATCCAAAAATCTACATTTATCAATTTATTTTAGATTTGAACTAAACCAAATCTAATAAGTTTACTGTCTATGGAAACAATACTGACCTATATAGTTGATTTTTTTTATTCTTTGTTTGACTTACTAAAAGCCATGTCGCCCTACCTTTTACTAGGTTTTTTCTTTGCTGGAATTCTCAAAGTTTGGTTTCCACAGAGTTGGATCGACAGATTCATGGGCAAAAGCAACCTTGGATCGGTAGTTAATACTGCAATCTTAGGTATTCCACTCCCACTTTGTTCGTGCGGCGTTATTCCAACAGGTATTTCATTTTATCGGAATGGAGCCTCAAAAGGATCAAGTGTCAGCTTTTTAATTTCAACTCCTCAAACCGGAGTTGACTCCATTATGGTTACCTATTCGTTATTAGGTTTACCATTTGCTATTATTCGGGTTGTGGTTGCTCTGGTAACCGGAGTTTTTGGAGGAGTTGCTACTAACGCAATTGCCAAAGATGATAAGGTAGATGCATCGAAGTCGGGCGAAAGTTGCGAATCGGATAAAATGGGCACCAAACAAGGATGGAAAGGTATTTTCCGATATGGCTTTTACGAATTCCTAATGGATATAGCCAAATGGTTAGTAATTGGTATATTGATCGCTGCTGTATTGGCCGTTATTATTCCTGATGATTTCTTTGTGAACTACCTCGATAACGAACCGCTAAGCATGTTAATCATTCTTCTAGCATCGGTGCCTTTGTATTTATGTGCAACAGCATCGGTACCCATTGCCGCTGTATTAATGCTTAAAGGATTATCTCCGGGTGCTGCTTTGGTATTATTGATGGCCGGACCCGCCACCAATGCCGCAACTATCACTATTATACAAAAGGTATTTGGTCTAAAAACGCTTCTCTCCTATTTAGGATCGATTATATTGGGTGCCATGATTTTCGGTACTTTAATCAATACTTTTTTACCTCGCGAATGGTTTACTTTAGCCGAACATGCCATGCACGAAGGTCATCGCCATGAGTTATTACCCGAATGGTTTCAGTTATTATCAGCTGTTCTATTAATTGGATTGATAGCAAATGGTTACTTTCAAAAGTATATGAAAAAACAACGCTTAAAGAAGGCGGCTATCAAAACAGAAAAACTATCGAAATCTATCATATTTAATAACAATACTAAAACAGCAACTGAAACACCTGTTGCTCCTGTGTTTAATACATCGTTTACCATGGCAAAACCAACCATTAAAACAACTTATATTGTTGAAGGAATGACTTGCAGTCATTGTAAAATGAGTGTGGAAAAGAATCTAGGTAAGCTAGATGGCATAACTTCAGTTGAGGCCGATCCACAAGCAAATCGTGTTACTGTAGAAGCTACCGAGCAGAATGATTCGATGATTGAATCTACAATTGAATCACTAGGATATTCGTATAAGGGATTGGCTTGAGTATAATCCTCAAGCCAATCAGCAATAATATAATTGAAGCATACAATAGAGCATTGACACCTATTATTACCAATAGATATTTTGCATTCACATTATGTAAAAATAGAAGTAAAGCTATCAACATCTAAACCGGTATCCATCACCCCCTTACAATAAAAGTTAGTAAATTTGTTGTAGTATGAATGATTATACATAGAGTACACAATACATCCATCCCCAAAATATGCCTAACAACCATGGATTTAATGTTTAATTCGAAGTATTATAAGGATTATTTATTAAGTCATCGATCTTCTTGTACAACTTATTTCCATCACTTGCATAAGGCGCCTTTGGCTCTAATATATTTCCATCACCATCCACAATCATAAAGGTTGGAAACGATAATTGATTATTATATAAGCGTTGCATGTCTTTTTTTAAGAGTTGATTGGCTTTAATATGATAACCCACCAAATTATATTCCTTCATTAAGCTCTCCCACATCTGCTTATCCTCAGTATATTCGTAAGCAATATAAACCATCTTCATTCCTCTAGTTTTCATCAGAGTCTTAACTTCATCCATATAATTGAATTGATTACGACAAGGCATACACCATGTACCCCAACAATCGATAAGCATTGGACTTCCTTCAAACATTTTAATTATTTCCGCAATTGAATTAATTGAGTCTCCGCTAACAATTACACACTCTTCAGGCATTGGACGAAGTGCAATTAATTCATATTCTTCGGCGCGCGGCATAAGCATCTTCCGTAGCACTTTACCCGCATAACTATCCTTCATATCAGAATTATCATCAAGATATTTCTTTGAAAGCTTTAGCGAATTAGGAGCCAATGCCGCAGTATTACACATATTTTTAATGGCTTGATATTGTTTATTTGCCTCTTCAGATAAGACTTCGCCAGATTTAGCATAAATTGGAGCAAATGAAGCATCTCCTTTCCTCTTCACAGAGGAATACACTCCATCGTGATAATCCTCCCTGAATTCAAGGTATATATCGGTATATTCAACCATATTAAAAAGATTACTCATCTTTTTCCCTTTAACCGGATACAATTCAAATATTTGTGGATATACTTTGTTCAATTGGTTAATTATCACCGAATCTTTTATTTGAAATTGAGGCATATGAAAGGATGATCTTATGGTGGTTGCTAATCTTTCGGCATACATATATTCGATATTCATTTTTGAAATATCATATAACTGCTGAGATATCTCACCTTTTTCTAACAGTTGATCAAACACCCGTAAATGATTTTGTATTTTAGATTTCATAGAATCCAGTAATGATTCCGGTGCGTTTAAATTCCATTCATCATGAAAAAGAGAACCATGAATATAGTTAGGTATCTTGTTGTATTCAACCAACCCCTTATTATAAGTATAAAAACTTGTAGCATCCGTGTTATACGATTCTAAAGTGTAAACATCTACATTTAATGACGATTTCCAGTCAGCTTCCTGCTGTCCTTCACTTACAATAGAATAACGATTATCGGGCTCAATAAGAAGCCTGCACATATGGTAGTAATGATTAATAGTTTCGTAAAAATGAAAAAACTCAGCATTTGTAATATAAGCCGACACTACAAATCGTCCCAAACTATCGGGTTTAACAATGTAATTACCCAAGTTTCCCGACACTGAAGAAATAGAATATCTTACTTTACTCTTTCCATCATAATTTAAAATTTGGCCTTCGATAAAAACATTAGGCTTTTGTTGACTCCATAACTGAAAAGCTATAAGACTAAATATAAATGCGATTATTACTTTTTTCATAAGTTAGGTAATGGTATGATTGAAATGGTTAATAAAGTTTCTTTCAAAATAAACAAAAACAATTACATTCCAACCAATAATGATACACATCATTAGCCTCTATTTTCACTCATACATAGTCATCTCTCAGTACACATAGATTCAAAACATCTTCGCCCCACATTAAGCAGCCAATTTCATAAACACAACAATATTACTTTCGATCAAAAACCAACACCTCGCAAATTAAAATATATAATCATAACGCATTGATAAATATTTGATATGGCATAGTACAATGTCAATTGCCATATTGACATTGTTTACCAATGTAAGTGCAGCCTGTTACCTTTATTATTTTCAAATCATTAATCATACAACAACGATTTAATTACTACTTACACCTCTTCTTATTCTTTAAACAAATCACTACATTATTAAACTTAATCAAACACAAAAGCCTCCCTTTTAAGGAGGCTTTTATCACTTTTAGATTATTTTGAGTTGAAATTTTCTCTAGTACAATTTATATTTCAACGACACATCTTTCCATTAACAGCTCTATCAATATTATCGTCTTAAATAAACCTTAGTAATGTTTATTTGAGCATTACTATTAACTGAAACTATATAGATTCCTTGTGTAAATTCAGACATTTCAATCATACAGTTAGTTGAATGCGGAGTAACAACTTTTACAAGATTACCACTCGTAGAATATACTTTTACTTCGTCAATAACAAGACTACTTTCTACATTAATAGTTGCTTGAGTTGAATAAACCTTTATACTTTGGTCTGATTCTGAATCTCCAATACCTGTTTCTGAATCGAAATAAGCAACTAAGTTGATATTAGTAGTAATATTTTTCAGAGCTAAAAGAACCTCAGAGCTAAATAATTCAGAACCGTTATACCATCCTTTAAAAGTACTACCATCATTAGCACTTGCTTCCACTTCAGACGCATCTCCTAAATATTTAACAACTTGTTCTAGATCACCAGAAATATCACCATCACCAACTGTAGTAAAAACTACACTTGAAAAAGCACCTTCATAAACACCAATATCAACTTTTCTGTTGATTCGATCATTACCATTGATATCACTGGTAATAATTGATGTTATTTCACTATCATCACCTTTATCGATACATTCAGCACCACCACCTTCATTTGTATTCAATCTAAAATCCAATGGATCATCATCGTTAAAAAATGGAGTTGATACCAATGTTCTAGGAATAGCATCACCAGAACCAGCACCATTACCGGTATAACCATCCTCGACAGCACAATTATTTATATTCATTGATGTACCACTGGCATAGATTTGTGGTTTACTATCATCTGCAGTATTACCCCAAACAATGCTATTATACATATCTCCGGAACTAAAGAAGAAAGCTCCACCTGCTCTAGACTTTGCATGATTATTAACAATATTACAATTAACCAACTTACCACCAAATTGATAATATACTCCACCACCATTATAAGCTTCATTTTGGCCAATTTGACATTGTAAAATAATTGGACTTGAATTACAAAAGATACCACCTCCATTTTCTTTGGCTTCATTATTTGTAATAATACAATTGTCAATGGTACTTTCTGAATATGCATACACACCCCCTCCAGATTCGGAAGCTTTATTATTATAAATTCTACAATTTGACCAAGAAGTATTATTTCCAGCATAAATTCCACCACCATTAATGGCTGAGTTATTCATAATATCACAATCATTAATAACTACTCCATCATAAGCAGTAACAGCACCTCCTTCTCCATAAAAGCCTTCTGCCACATTATCATAAAGTCTGCAATTAGTAATTGTTACATTACCATCTGCATCAATAGCCCCACCAGCTATAGATCTATTAAACTTAAATGTAGAATTAGTAATCGCAAAAGAACCATCTGTTATATTAGCTAGAATTGCACCTCCATACTCATCTGTATACCCATTTTGAAGGATTAGATTGGTTACATTAAGTATGCTAGCATTGGCTATATCAACATTAAAAATTCTACTCTCGGTATTACCATCCAATACAATAGTATCTCCATTAGATTTTAATCCATCAATTGTTAATGAACCAGCACCCAAAGTAAGTTCCGATGTCAGCGTAATTTTATCAACATTATTAGCAAATTCAATTACATCATTATTTTCGGCATTTTTGACGCACCAAGGCAATGATTGTTCAACCATTTCATCAGCACTCTCATTGGTTACCATAAAATATTGAGTTTCGCCAGCTCCTTTATATTCGATATACCCCAAGTCAACCGACTCACCTATAATACGAGGTTTTTTCTCAAAATCGTAACTCAAAATACCTTTAACGAAGCCATCCGAACCTGCATTAATACACTTCTGACCATCTTCGGAATCGGGATTTAATGAAAAATCTTCATTGGTTTCATCCTTACATGGCGATGCCGATAAATCAATTATATTTTCATAATTAGATGTACCCCAAAACACATTGGTTTCCCCCCCCCTAATAGCACAATTACTCAAGGTAGTAACCCCCTGACTATCCGTCCCTGCATATTCATCAGGTTCATCCTCGGTTGAAGTAACATGTCGGTTACCACTGATAATACAATTATAAAACTTCCCCCCATTCATACTCAAACAATACACTCCTCCACCGTAAGCAGTAAAAGCAAAACTTCGTGTTGCCACATTATTGAGGATTGAACAATTAAGTATTTGTCCCTGGAAATAATAAATGGCTAGACCGCCTCCTCTGCCTCCACTATTACCCTCAATTAAACAGTTATAAATATTGGATGAAGAAAAAAAACAGGCGATACCTCCACCTACGGTACGAGACTTGTTTTCTCGAATAACACAATTTTCTATATAACTGTTAGCGTTTCCTCCGCAAAGAATTGCTCCACCTCTCAAATCGGCATAGTTACGGTAGAATTCACATTCTGAAATAATCGTCTTCCCTTTTTGATAAATTCCTCCTCCTTCAACATCGGCTTTACAATCGGTAATGATACAGTTCTTGATTAATACATCTGTGTTATTATTTGTTAAGATACCACCTCCATTAACTTCACTATATCCATTACGGATATGAAGGTTTAGTAAATCTACATGTTGATCTTCTGTTGTATTGATTTTCAACACAATATATTGATCTTGTCCACTAATTTGTACCTTTTGTCCATCAGCCAATGCCCCGTTAATGTATATGGCTTTGCCAATCACCAGGCTTTCATCGAGTAACACTTCTGTAATTGTTGGATCAAAAGTAATGGTATCACCATCTACAGCATGATATACACACCAAGGCAACGAGTATGCATCATCAATGCTATTACTGCTTGAGGTAACAACTAATTTTTCGGCAGTTAAGCGAATAAAATCTGACTCATATGCTCCAATATCTGTAGTATGGTATTTTATTGCCCTGTTACCCAACAAATCTGTTGTATGATAGCTCGGTACACTATTATTATCACCTGCATCTAAACATGCCAAACCATTTTCCAGTCCATTTAAATAATAATTTGCATTTGCCTCATCTACAAAAGGGGTTGCTGTCAGATCAACATTATTATTTCCATTTGTAAATCCTCCGGGTAAAGCTGAGTTAGATACAGTGCACAAATCACCAACCACACGTAGGTTATCGTTTGCATTATTCCACATTAAGCAATTGGTAAAAACAGCAGCTCCAGCAGCGTTTACCCCACCACCATTTAACGCAGTATTACCAATAAACGAGCAATTTATATAACTTCCTCCAACAGTGGCAACAGCACCTCCATCGCCTGATGACTGATTATTAACAAAGACACATCCGGTAACTTCCAGTTCACCTTCTGTAAGATCGGCATTGATAGCCCCCCCATTACCCGTTGAATTTCCATCTTTAAATACCAGATTATGCAGAGTAACTTTTTTATCTTCAACTCCTAGTACATTAAGAATACGTGATGATCCATCTGATACAAGGCTTACTCCTGCTCCTTCAATGAAAAGATTTTTATCTCCTATCATCAAATCACTGGAAATTGCAATATTAGATACTAATACACTGTCAATAATTATAGTATCACCGTCTATGCTTTTTGCTAAAATATTTGAAAATGAACTAAATACAAGAGGATCGCTACTCTCTGATTTTACCATTAGAATAGCTGGTTCTGTTCTTGCTACGTCATACTCAAACTCAATAGCTCCAATATCTACAGTGTTGTATCGGATACGAACATCACCATTAATATCTTCCGTAAAGTCTGAAGGTAATAAACTTTCATCTCCTCCATCAATACAATACCAACCGCTTTGAGTATTAGCAAGTGAATAATCACCACCAGCCATATCAGCAAATGGATATTCTGCTATCTGTCTGTAATTAGTTGTATGCTCCAATGGATGCTCACCAACACAATTGATATATTCGTTATTAGTGTTTCCTTTATACGGAGAATACTCATCGCCTAATACAATCGAATTAATATATGTACAACTATTACTAGCACCACTCACTGAATCTTCACTGATATTATTAGCAATAGTACAATTAATAAATGTACTATTTTTCACAAAGATACCACCGAAACTATACGAATCATTGTCTGTAATTAAGCAATTAATAAAATATGCTCCGTTGGCATACACAGCTGCAAGGCTACCTGGATTATGATTGTCCTGTATTTTACAATTAAACACGATTGAGTTATCAGCAGTACCTTCAATAGCTATAGCCGATCCACTACTATATATAGCAAATGAATATGTCCCTATACTGGTATTTCCACCTGTTATCAGGCAATTCTCAAGATTAAAAGTACCGTTAGTATTATTTACCTTAATACAAGCACCGTATTCGAGTGTTACAAAGCCATTTCTAACATCAAGATTTTGAATTAATACATCAACATTCTCGGCAACATCAATATTAAAACATCGACAGGCACTTTGCCCATCAATAACAACCTTATCGCCATTGGATTTTAAACCATCAATCGTAATTGTTTTATCACCAAGAGACAGTTCGGAACTTAATGGGACAATATTAACATCATCTGAAAATTGAATAATATCTCCAGCTTGAGCAGATGAAATTGCTTCGCGCAATGAATTAGCTCCACTATCCAAGCTACTTGTTACCGTAATTGTCTTAGCATTGGTAACAATAGGCAGTATTATAAATACTGCTAAAAGTAAATGTTTAATCATAGACTTTGCGTTATTTCTAAATTTTCTACAAGAATTGGTTGAATTCCAATACAAATCAAAACAAATTAGACTGTAAAACAAAATAAAATATATAAAATCATCCAATATATACTAATAAGAACCAAGCTCTTCGATCTTCAATTCTTTTATTACTTTTGTGGCACTAAGGTGCGCAAGCATAATAGGGAATCCGGTGCCTCAGTAAGCTGATATTCCGGAGCTGTCCCCGCAGCTGTAAATCTCAACGTCAATAACATTATGTCACTGATTAAAACCAATTATCGGGAAGACGTTATTTGATAAGGGATAAGCCAGAATACCTGCCTTAGCATATAAACTTCGGGGCAAAGTAGTCAGATATGCACCCAGGTGCAGTATATTCTTTCCGCTTCCCTCCTGAAGATAATTGTTTAACTTTTAATGCATAAACAATGCAGGAGACTCAGATTAAAGCACTTGGATATTCGCCTAAGGGATTGGCTTGAGAATAATTTCCAAGCCAATCGACATATACTAATCACTAATAATATCCATATACGATGCTTCGGAATCTTCCGACTTACTAAACAGCTGACGAATCAAGTAAATTGAAGCATACAACAGAGCATTGGACCCTAATATTACCAATAGATATTTTGCATCTATATTATATAAATCGGGAGTTAAACTTTCGGCATCCATGCCGCTATCCATTAAAACCCTTGCTATAAAAGATAGTAAATTTGTTGTGCCATGAATGATTATACATAACAGTACACTTTTGGTATTGTAATAAATCCACCCCAGAAAAATACCCAATAAAAAGGCAACAATAAATTGCCAGGGATTCAAATGAACCAGTCCAAATAACATACTGGAAATAAGTATTGCCTTTTGAGGAGAATAACGCTTGATTAATCCTTCCATCATAATACCTCTAAAAATTAGTTCTTCTAATACTGGAGCAGCTACAACCAAAAGCAAAAATGAAAATACACTTACGTCTCCCCCAAAATTCATAAACATTTCTTGCACACTTTCGGGCATGGGTATTAAACTCAAAACAGGATAAATAATTCCAAACAAAAGACATACAGTTGCAATTATCACCAATGGAATCAATAAATAATTATCTACATTCCAATTAAAGGCGACGCTTCCTTCCTTTTTCATTTTTATTTGACGCACAATCAGGTAGGTACCGCCCATTACCAACAAATAATAAAGCAGCATGGCAATATCCTGAGGTAAAAAACGATCGGTTAACAATAACAGTGGGGCTATTCCAATACTTAGTCCAACTGCTATACCTACAATTCCGAAACTCTGTGATACATTTGGGTAATTTCTCATGGATTTAATGTTTAATTCAAAGTATGCTAAGGATTACTTATTTCCATCGCTCGGATAAGGTGACTTTTGCACTAAAAACAGATAAAATTTACAAAAAAAGTTCCACCCTCAATTCTCATGATCTGAAAGTGGAACTCTATGCAAAGCCCCGTTCACATCCCGATATTATTCTTATGTATTTTGTTAGATATAATCTTTCTGAATACAATAGAAGTTGGTACAAGTTGCACAATGAGCTAACTAAATATTATTCAGACTTTCTTGCTTTAGCTCTCATAAACAAGTAAATAAAAGCACCCCCACCAACAACTAATAACGCAACACCTAGTATTGGCCTATAAACAATCCATGCAATAGCAATGGTTACAAAAGAAAGCGTAAAAGAAATTAAGCCGGAAAACAACGATAAGCCAACATCTAATAAATTACCTAAGAATGGCAGAACATCAGCAATTACAACTAATGGACGAAATATCATTGTTAAGCCACCAAACATCATTAAAAATCCAAGCAGACGTAATATCCATGTCGTAATTGTATTTTTACTATGCTCGGCTGCAAACATTGCGTCAGAAGAGTGAATACCTTCTTTAATTACATTGATACTGGTACCAGTTTGGGTTGCAAATGATTCAAATGTATTAGTAATTTGTTTTGAAATAATACTATAATCTCCACCTGGTTCAATGATTTGAAACGAAACCTTTACGTCCCCTACTTCTGGAGATGTTAAACTTCCATTACCTATGAATATTTTTTGGGAAATTTCAACACCAGAGCCCAACTCAACACTTCCTTCATTTAAAATAGTTGCATTTTTAAATTTCGCGGTATCTATTTTTTGAACAGCATAGGATTTGAAATTACTAATATCTGACAACAAAGATTCAGGTAACAGATATTCGCCTATTTTTGCTTGATCTGCTGTAATCGTATACTTTGAATAAGGGAAACTAGTTGGATTCATATGACCTTCAGGCACCTTAAAGCTGGCTGATTTTTCGAGTGTAGAAGTCCACTTTTTTACATAACTATAAGTTGTTTTTGTTTTTTCACTTCCACCTATCTCTTTTTCTTTTTCTTTTTTCGTTTCTTCAACCCATTGATACATTTCAATATTTCTGCGCAGCTTAAGGGCATTTACATTAATATCAAACTCAGCATCATTCAAAATTTTATCTGTTAATATCTTACCTGTCAAATGAACAAGCTTTCCATCATTAGCTTTATCAACTACATTTGGATCAATTGTAACTACCTGAGATTGTCCTTCTTTAAGTCCTTTAGCTGTTTTAACAGCCCTGCCCTCATTCCACCATAATACTATAAATGCTCCTAAGAAAAGTATAATACCAAATAACACTGATTTAATTGATTCCATAATTCTGGAACCCCAACTCTGAGTTGTTTCCTCTGTAAATGTGTCTTGATTTTCCATAAATTTTAAATAATTAGTTTTGTCTTTTAAATATCCATTATGTATAAA includes:
- a CDS encoding thioredoxin-like domain-containing protein, with translation MKKVIIAFIFSLIAFQLWSQQKPNVFIEGQILNYDGKSKVRYSISSVSGNLGNYIVKPDSLGRFVVSAYITNAEFFHFYETINHYYHMCRLLIEPDNRYSIVSEGQQEADWKSSLNVDVYTLESYNTDATSFYTYNKGLVEYNKIPNYIHGSLFHDEWNLNAPESLLDSMKSKIQNHLRVFDQLLEKGEISQQLYDISKMNIEYMYAERLATTIRSSFHMPQFQIKDSVIINQLNKVYPQIFELYPVKGKKMSNLFNMVEYTDIYLEFREDYHDGVYSSVKRKGDASFAPIYAKSGEVLSEEANKQYQAIKNMCNTAALAPNSLKLSKKYLDDNSDMKDSYAGKVLRKMLMPRAEEYELIALRPMPEECVIVSGDSINSIAEIIKMFEGSPMLIDCWGTWCMPCRNQFNYMDEVKTLMKTRGMKMVYIAYEYTEDKQMWESLMKEYNLVGYHIKANQLLKKDMQRLYNNQLSFPTFMIVDGDGNILEPKAPYASDGNKLYKKIDDLINNPYNTSN
- a CDS encoding outer membrane lipoprotein carrier protein LolA, yielding MKTFYSFILLMAIAIGINAQEAEKAKEILDKVSAKTKAYPSIVADFSFKMENLQENIEEVYDGSIILKSNKYKVSLMDMETYYDGEVMYTFNVEADEVNITIPDPDDEETLNPATIFNIYQDGYKLKYVGDGVAEGREVHEIDLYPTNRDKPFSRIKLLIFKDDLTLFSFRQVGKDGNNYTVIVKNMNTSKQIDDKTFVFDTTAHPDVDVIDMR
- a CDS encoding permease gives rise to the protein METILTYIVDFFYSLFDLLKAMSPYLLLGFFFAGILKVWFPQSWIDRFMGKSNLGSVVNTAILGIPLPLCSCGVIPTGISFYRNGASKGSSVSFLISTPQTGVDSIMVTYSLLGLPFAIIRVVVALVTGVFGGVATNAIAKDDKVDASKSGESCESDKMGTKQGWKGIFRYGFYEFLMDIAKWLVIGILIAAVLAVIIPDDFFVNYLDNEPLSMLIILLASVPLYLCATASVPIAAVLMLKGLSPGAALVLLMAGPATNAATITIIQKVFGLKTLLSYLGSIILGAMIFGTLINTFLPREWFTLAEHAMHEGHRHELLPEWFQLLSAVLLIGLIANGYFQKYMKKQRLKKAAIKTEKLSKSIIFNNNTKTATETPVAPVFNTSFTMAKPTIKTTYIVEGMTCSHCKMSVEKNLGKLDGITSVEADPQANRVTVEATEQNDSMIESTIESLGYSYKGLA
- a CDS encoding DNA translocase FtsK, producing MAKKQKKQKAKKTPVAEQLNLWIDNLRHFKVRFIAGIITIGINFFLLLAFFSYLFTGFADKSKFDIPLWELISNADITVENWTGKFGAYLADYFINDGIGVSAFSLILLLFVAGFRLLGARILPLKKTFYHCFFITIWLSITLGFFFASSADSQYLLLGGAHGYYISKWLSSSIGSVGTFILLIVSLVVYLSITFESFYRAMRKPFDNKVSSKEDTIKEENVSEKEPVIQSTITQEEAFVASVEIADEPLVEDPEPEAEETPEPIAEKVVAEEKTTEERLTTVELNKEVDPALKQEEFDLDLKIEKSIEEEETDVYDGEPLGDYDPTLDLSSYKLPTIDLLDDHSSDNAEVTMDELESNKNRIVKTLEDYKIQIKNIKATVGPTVTLYEIVPAPGVRISKIKNLEDDIALSLAALGIRIIAPIPGRGTIGIEVPNSEPEVVSMRSIIGAKKFQSTKYELPIALGKTISNETFVIDLAKAPHMLVAGATGQGKSVGLNAIISSLLYKKHPSQLKFVMVDPKKVELNIYSKIERHFLAKLPDEEDAIITDVQKVVNTLNSLAIEMDNRYELLKAAHARNIKEYNQKFVKRKLNPEKGHRFLPYIVVIIDEFADLIMTAGKEVELPIARIAQLARAVGIHMIVATQRPSTNIITGVIKANFPTRVAFKVASMIDSRTILDSPGANQLIGRGDMLISQGSDLVRVQCAFVDTPEVERINDYIGEQRGYTSAFLLPEYTGAESSGTEPGEVDLSKRDQMFEEAARIVVANQSGSTSLIQRRFSIGYNRAGRIIDQLEAAGIVGPFEGSKARQVLIPDELELEKHLSQFN